In Limnobaculum parvum, one DNA window encodes the following:
- the metF gene encoding methylenetetrahydrofolate reductase, which produces MSFFHANQREALNQSLAEINGQINVSFEFFPPSNVEMEQTLWQSIDRLKNLKPKFVSVTYGANSGERDRTHSIIKGIKDKTGLDAAPHLTCIDATPEQLREIAKDYWDNGIRSIVALRGDLPAGGGKPNMYAADLVELLKSVGDFDISVAAYPEVHPEAKSAQADLINLKKKIDAGANRAITQFFFDVESYLRFRDRCVATGIDVEIVPGILPVSNFKQLQRFATMTNVRVPQWMSQMFAGLDDDPETRKFVGASIAMDMVKILSREGVKDFHFYTLNRAELSYAICHTLGVRPA; this is translated from the coding sequence ATGAGTTTTTTTCATGCTAACCAAAGGGAAGCACTGAATCAGAGTCTGGCAGAGATTAACGGTCAGATTAATGTCTCTTTTGAATTCTTTCCGCCGAGCAATGTGGAAATGGAACAGACTCTTTGGCAATCCATCGATCGTTTAAAGAATTTAAAACCCAAGTTTGTTTCTGTGACGTATGGGGCAAACTCCGGTGAGCGCGACCGAACCCACAGCATCATTAAAGGTATTAAAGACAAAACCGGTTTAGATGCAGCGCCTCACCTGACCTGTATTGACGCAACGCCAGAACAGCTAAGAGAAATCGCTAAAGATTACTGGGATAATGGCATTCGTAGCATTGTGGCACTACGCGGCGACTTGCCCGCCGGTGGCGGTAAACCGAATATGTATGCTGCTGATTTGGTGGAACTGCTAAAAAGCGTCGGTGATTTTGATATTTCTGTCGCGGCCTATCCTGAAGTGCATCCTGAGGCAAAAAGTGCACAGGCTGACTTAATCAATCTGAAAAAGAAGATAGATGCTGGTGCCAACCGGGCAATTACCCAATTCTTTTTTGATGTAGAGAGCTACCTGCGTTTTCGCGATCGCTGTGTAGCAACAGGCATTGATGTGGAAATCGTGCCGGGTATTTTGCCTGTATCCAACTTCAAACAGCTACAGCGTTTTGCCACTATGACCAATGTGCGTGTACCACAATGGATGAGCCAGATGTTTGCCGGATTAGATGATGATCCTGAAACCCGCAAATTTGTCGGGGCTTCTATCGCTATGGATATGGTGAAGATTCTGTCCCGTGAAGGGGTGAAGGACTTTCACTTCTATACGCTGAATCGGGCTGAGCTGAGTTATGCGATTTGTCATACGCTGGGGGTAAGACCCGCGTAA
- the ppc gene encoding phosphoenolpyruvate carboxylase, with product MNEQYSAMRSNVSMLGTLLGDTIKDALGEEILDRVESIRKLSKSSRAGNETNRQALLSTLQNLSNDQLLPVARAFNQFLNFANTAEQYHSISSRGEAANNPAVFANLFNKLRQQNLTDEAVNKAVEQLSIELVLTAHPTEIARRTMIHKLIEVNNCLSQLDHNDLADYERDQIMRRLRQLVAQSWHTDEIRKIRPTPVDEAKWGFAVVENSLWEGVPAFMREFNDQLVDALGYNLPVEAVPVRFTSWMGGDRDGNPNVTAKITEHVMLYGRWKAAELFLKDIQVLVSELSMSDCTPELRAMVGGDDVQEPYRELMKKLRTQLMSTHSYLSARLNDERVNCPEDMLVDNQQLWEPLYACYQSLQACGMGIIANGQLLDTLRRIGCFGLPLVRIDIRQESTRHSDVLAELTQYLELGDYDQWAEKEKQQFLVSELQSKRPLFPRDWQPSADTQEVLDTCKVVAKAPQGSIAAYVISMARTPSDVLAVHLLLKEMGCTFALPVCPLFETLEDLNNANDVMTQLLNIDWYRNFIGDKQMIMIGYSDSSKDAGVLAASWAQYYAQEALIKTCEQAGVDLTLFHGRGGTIGRGGAPAHDALLSQPPGSLKGGLRVTEQGEMIRFKFGLPEITVASLASYASAILEANLLPPPNPKQEWRDIMDELSEFSCKEYRNIVREEPDFVPYFRAATPELELSKLPLGSRPAKRKPNGGVESLRAIPWIFAWTQNRLMLPAWLGAGAALQHAIKNGKYQQLSEMYRDWPFFNTRINMLEMVYAKADLWLAEYYDQRLVDKKLWPLGSKLRSQLAEDISVILKLSNDQKLMEKLPWIAESIALRNVYTDPLNVLQAELLYRSRQQETPDPRVEQALMVTIAGIAAGMRNTG from the coding sequence ATGAACGAACAATATTCCGCGATGCGAAGTAATGTCAGTATGCTTGGCACCCTTCTAGGCGATACCATCAAAGACGCTTTAGGTGAAGAAATCCTCGATCGGGTGGAAAGCATCCGTAAGCTGTCAAAATCGTCCCGCGCCGGTAATGAGACTAACCGTCAGGCGTTACTCTCTACGCTACAAAACCTGTCTAACGATCAGCTACTACCCGTTGCCAGAGCCTTTAACCAATTTCTCAACTTTGCCAATACCGCAGAGCAGTATCACAGCATTTCCTCTCGCGGCGAGGCGGCGAATAATCCCGCAGTATTCGCAAATTTATTCAATAAATTAAGACAACAGAACCTGACGGATGAAGCGGTAAATAAAGCCGTTGAGCAGCTTTCTATTGAGCTGGTACTCACCGCTCACCCAACGGAAATTGCACGTCGTACCATGATCCATAAACTGATTGAGGTGAATAACTGCCTGAGTCAGTTAGATCACAACGATCTGGCAGACTATGAGCGTGACCAAATTATGCGCCGTCTGCGTCAACTCGTAGCCCAATCATGGCATACCGATGAGATCCGCAAGATCCGCCCAACCCCGGTTGATGAAGCCAAATGGGGCTTTGCCGTAGTGGAAAACAGCCTTTGGGAAGGCGTACCTGCATTTATGCGTGAGTTTAACGATCAGTTGGTTGATGCCCTTGGCTATAACCTACCGGTTGAAGCCGTTCCCGTGCGTTTTACCTCCTGGATGGGGGGCGACCGTGATGGTAACCCAAACGTTACCGCCAAAATTACCGAACATGTAATGTTATACGGCCGTTGGAAAGCAGCAGAACTGTTCCTGAAAGATATTCAGGTGCTGGTTTCTGAGCTATCGATGTCTGACTGTACCCCAGAGCTACGGGCCATGGTCGGTGGCGATGACGTTCAGGAACCCTATCGTGAACTGATGAAAAAGCTACGTACTCAATTAATGAGTACCCACAGTTATCTGAGCGCCCGGCTTAACGACGAACGAGTCAACTGCCCGGAAGATATGCTGGTTGATAACCAACAGCTTTGGGAACCGCTATACGCCTGCTATCAATCTCTGCAAGCCTGCGGTATGGGTATTATTGCTAACGGGCAACTGCTGGATACCCTGCGCCGCATCGGCTGCTTCGGCCTGCCGCTGGTACGTATTGATATTCGTCAGGAGAGCACTCGCCACAGCGATGTTCTAGCGGAACTCACCCAATATCTAGAGCTGGGTGATTACGACCAGTGGGCAGAAAAAGAAAAGCAGCAGTTTTTGGTTAGCGAATTGCAATCTAAAAGACCTCTGTTCCCGCGTGACTGGCAACCAAGTGCAGACACTCAGGAAGTGCTTGATACCTGTAAAGTAGTGGCTAAAGCGCCACAGGGTTCCATTGCCGCTTATGTCATCTCTATGGCTCGGACACCGTCTGACGTTCTGGCAGTACATCTGCTACTCAAAGAAATGGGTTGCACTTTCGCCCTGCCGGTTTGTCCGCTGTTCGAAACGCTAGAAGACTTAAATAACGCCAATGATGTGATGACCCAATTACTGAATATCGACTGGTATCGCAATTTTATTGGCGACAAGCAGATGATCATGATTGGCTACTCCGACTCTTCAAAAGATGCTGGTGTGTTGGCAGCCTCGTGGGCGCAATATTATGCTCAGGAAGCACTGATCAAAACCTGTGAACAGGCTGGCGTAGACTTAACGTTATTCCACGGTCGTGGCGGTACTATCGGTCGCGGCGGAGCGCCCGCTCACGATGCCCTACTGTCTCAACCACCTGGCTCATTGAAAGGCGGCTTGCGGGTTACTGAGCAGGGCGAAATGATCCGCTTTAAGTTTGGCCTACCTGAGATTACGGTAGCCAGTCTGGCCAGTTATGCCAGTGCGATCCTAGAAGCCAACCTGCTTCCACCACCGAATCCTAAGCAAGAATGGCGAGACATTATGGATGAACTGTCCGAGTTCTCCTGTAAAGAATATCGCAATATCGTACGTGAAGAGCCGGACTTTGTTCCCTACTTCCGTGCTGCCACCCCTGAGCTGGAATTAAGTAAGCTACCGCTAGGCTCCCGCCCGGCGAAACGCAAGCCTAATGGCGGTGTGGAAAGCCTGCGGGCAATTCCATGGATTTTTGCCTGGACGCAAAACCGTCTGATGTTGCCGGCTTGGTTAGGTGCTGGTGCAGCGTTACAACATGCGATTAAAAACGGTAAATATCAACAACTGTCAGAAATGTATCGCGACTGGCCATTCTTCAATACCCGAATCAATATGCTGGAGATGGTTTACGCTAAAGCTGATCTATGGCTGGCAGAATATTACGATCAGCGGCTGGTGGATAAAAAACTTTGGCCGCTGGGTAGTAAGTTACGTAGCCAACTGGCGGAAGATATCAGCGTTATTCTCAAACTGTCCAACGATCAGAAACTGATGGAAAAACTGCCGTGGATCGCCGAGTCAATCGCCTTACGTAACGTATATACCGATCCATTAAACGTACTACAAGCCGAGCTGCTTTACCGATCGCGTCAGCAAGAGACGCCGGACCCAAGAGTAGAACAGGCGCTGATGGTGACTATCGCTGGGATTGCAGCAGGAATGAGGAATACCGGCTAG
- the argE gene encoding acetylornithine deacetylase, protein MNKTLPSFIELYSKLIATPSISATDAALDQSNETLINLLAEWFSTLGFKVEVQPVPDTRNKFNLLASLGSGPGGLLLTGHTDTVPFDDGRWTRDPFTLTEHNNKLYGLGTADMKGFFAFILDALRDIDSSKLTKPLYVLATADEETSMAGARYFSSTSHLKPDCAIIGEPTSLQPVRAHKGHIAEAIRITGQSGHSSDPSRGVNAIELMHDAISHLMVLRDSLKERYHHAAFAIPYPTMNFGHIHGGDAPNRICACCELHMDIRPLPGLTLTDLDELVHQALEPVSHRWPGRVAIEHLHSPIPGYECAADNALVQVVEKLVGTPAEVVNYCTEAPFLQQMCPTLVLGPGSIDQAHQPDEFLATSFIQPTRQLLTQVIHHFCAEK, encoded by the coding sequence GTGAATAAAACATTACCCTCTTTTATCGAGCTATACAGTAAATTGATTGCCACACCCAGCATTAGCGCTACCGATGCAGCGCTGGATCAAAGCAATGAGACGCTGATTAACCTGCTGGCTGAGTGGTTCAGTACGCTGGGATTTAAGGTTGAAGTACAGCCAGTTCCTGATACTCGTAATAAATTCAATCTGTTGGCATCTCTAGGGTCCGGGCCCGGCGGACTATTGCTCACCGGCCATACGGATACCGTGCCGTTTGATGACGGGCGATGGACCCGCGATCCCTTCACCCTGACCGAACATAACAATAAACTGTATGGTTTGGGAACCGCCGACATGAAAGGCTTTTTTGCCTTCATTCTTGATGCCTTAAGAGACATCGACAGCAGCAAACTCACCAAACCACTGTATGTACTGGCCACTGCGGATGAAGAGACTTCTATGGCCGGAGCCCGTTATTTTTCCTCCACCAGCCATTTAAAACCAGATTGCGCCATCATCGGTGAACCTACGTCGCTCCAACCTGTGCGTGCACATAAAGGCCACATTGCGGAAGCCATTCGTATCACCGGTCAGTCCGGCCACTCAAGCGACCCATCCCGTGGCGTTAACGCTATTGAGCTGATGCATGATGCTATCAGTCATTTGATGGTGCTGAGAGATTCACTAAAAGAGCGCTATCACCATGCGGCTTTTGCTATTCCTTATCCAACCATGAACTTTGGTCATATTCACGGTGGCGATGCGCCGAACCGTATCTGCGCCTGTTGCGAATTGCATATGGATATTCGCCCATTGCCGGGGCTTACCCTAACTGATTTGGATGAATTGGTGCATCAGGCATTGGAGCCAGTCAGTCATCGTTGGCCGGGCCGAGTGGCAATTGAACACCTGCATAGTCCTATCCCTGGTTACGAATGTGCCGCTGACAATGCGCTGGTTCAGGTCGTGGAGAAGCTGGTAGGTACACCCGCGGAAGTGGTTAACTACTGCACTGAAGCACCTTTCCTGCAGCAAATGTGCCCAACACTGGTGCTTGGGCCCGGTTCTATCGATCAGGCACACCAGCCAGATGAATTCCTTGCCACCTCTTTTATTCAACCAACCCGCCAGCTACTGACTCAGGTTATCCACCACTTCTGCGCGGAAAAATAG
- the argB gene encoding acetylglutamate kinase: protein MNPLIIKLGGALLDSDEAMERLFVALAAYKQKHQRQLVIVHGGGCLVDELMKKLALPVIRRNGLRVTPEDQIGTITGALAGTANKTLMAAARKHDIDAIGLCLADGNMVEVSQLSEDLGHVGEAKAGSKKLIQTLLASDYLPIISSIGITPEGVLMNVNADQAATALASTLGADLVLLSDVSGILDGKGQRIAELTADKAEKLIAQGIITDGMVIKVNAALDAARSLGRPVDIASWRNAEQLPALFNGVPVGTRILA from the coding sequence ATGAATCCATTAATTATTAAACTCGGCGGCGCATTGCTGGACAGTGATGAAGCAATGGAGCGTTTGTTTGTGGCCCTGGCAGCGTATAAGCAAAAGCATCAGCGTCAGTTGGTGATCGTACACGGTGGCGGTTGTCTGGTTGATGAGCTGATGAAAAAACTGGCTTTACCGGTGATCCGTCGTAATGGTTTACGCGTCACGCCGGAAGATCAGATCGGTACCATTACCGGTGCGTTAGCAGGAACAGCGAATAAGACCCTGATGGCAGCCGCCAGAAAGCATGATATTGATGCCATTGGCCTGTGTCTGGCGGATGGCAATATGGTGGAAGTTAGTCAGCTTTCTGAAGATTTAGGTCATGTAGGGGAAGCTAAAGCCGGCAGCAAGAAGCTGATTCAAACGCTGCTGGCGAGTGACTACTTACCCATTATCAGCTCCATTGGTATTACGCCAGAAGGTGTATTAATGAATGTCAATGCCGATCAGGCAGCAACCGCACTGGCATCAACGTTGGGGGCAGATTTAGTTCTGTTGTCCGATGTTAGCGGTATTCTTGATGGTAAAGGCCAGCGTATTGCGGAGCTTACCGCAGATAAAGCGGAGAAGCTGATTGCGCAAGGTATCATCACTGACGGTATGGTGATTAAAGTGAATGCCGCACTGGATGCAGCCCGTTCGCTTGGCCGTCCGGTGGATATTGCCAGTTGGCGTAATGCTGAGCAGTTACCCGCACTATTTAACGGCGTTCCGGTAGGAACCCGTATTCTGGCTTAG
- a CDS encoding argininosuccinate synthase yields the protein MNKSGIKKIVLAYSGGLDTSAIIPWLKENYGDCEVIAFVADIGQERADLDGVEQKALNSGASSCHVVDLREEFIKDYVYPVLQTGALYEGSYLLGTSMARPLIAKAQVELALQLGADAVCHGATGKGNDQVRFETTYAALAPHLKVVAPWREWNLRSREALLTYLKERNIPTTASLEKIYSRDENAWHISTEGGVLETPWNASNKDCWVWTASPEDAPDQAELVTVTVEKGRVTAVNGKAMSPFKCLEALNELGAKHGVGRIDIVENRLVGIKSRGCYETPGGTIMVTALRGVEQLVLDRDSFKWREQLGLEMAYVVYDGRWFAPLRKSLQAAAESLAQDVNGEVVVKLYKGQATAIQKKSSNSLYSEEFATFGEDEVYDHSHAGGFIRLFSLSGRIRALNELKK from the coding sequence ATGAATAAGAGTGGTATTAAGAAAATTGTTTTAGCGTACTCCGGCGGCCTGGATACTTCTGCGATTATTCCGTGGTTAAAAGAGAACTATGGTGACTGTGAAGTAATAGCGTTTGTGGCTGATATCGGTCAGGAACGTGCGGATCTCGACGGCGTAGAGCAAAAAGCGCTGAATTCCGGTGCTTCCTCTTGTCATGTTGTTGACCTGCGTGAAGAGTTTATCAAAGACTATGTTTACCCGGTTCTGCAAACGGGTGCGCTGTACGAAGGCAGCTATCTGCTGGGTACCTCAATGGCTCGTCCCCTGATTGCAAAAGCTCAGGTGGAACTGGCGCTGCAACTGGGTGCTGATGCAGTGTGCCACGGTGCAACCGGTAAAGGTAACGATCAGGTGCGTTTTGAAACGACCTATGCTGCGCTAGCGCCTCATCTGAAAGTGGTTGCTCCGTGGCGTGAGTGGAACCTGCGTTCCCGTGAAGCGCTGCTGACCTATCTGAAAGAGCGTAATATTCCGACTACGGCATCACTAGAAAAAATCTATAGCCGTGATGAAAATGCATGGCACATCTCTACGGAAGGCGGCGTGTTAGAAACCCCGTGGAATGCATCGAATAAAGATTGTTGGGTGTGGACCGCCTCTCCTGAAGATGCACCAGACCAAGCAGAGCTGGTTACTGTAACGGTAGAAAAAGGGCGGGTAACCGCAGTGAATGGCAAAGCGATGAGTCCATTCAAATGTCTGGAAGCATTGAACGAGCTGGGTGCCAAGCATGGCGTGGGTCGTATCGATATTGTTGAAAACCGTTTGGTTGGTATTAAATCTCGTGGTTGCTATGAAACCCCGGGGGGTACCATTATGGTGACTGCGCTACGTGGTGTTGAGCAACTGGTATTGGATCGCGATAGCTTCAAATGGCGTGAGCAGTTAGGTCTGGAAATGGCCTATGTGGTTTATGATGGTCGTTGGTTTGCGCCACTGCGTAAATCACTTCAAGCTGCTGCAGAATCGCTGGCTCAGGACGTGAATGGTGAAGTGGTCGTTAAACTGTATAAAGGTCAGGCAACGGCAATTCAGAAGAAATCTTCTAACAGCCTCTACTCTGAAGAATTTGCTACCTTTGGTGAAGATGAAGTCTACGATCACAGCCATGCAGGTGGGTTCATTCGGTTGTTCTCACTGTCAGGTCGGATTCGTGCGTTGAATGAGTTGAAGAAGTAG
- the argH gene encoding argininosuccinate lyase, whose protein sequence is MALWGGRFSQAADQRFKLFNDSLRFDYRLAEQDIIGSVAWSKALVTVNVLTAEEQKKLEKALDELLVEVQAEPEAILASDAEDIHSWVEQKLIGKVGDLGKKLHTGRSRNDQVATDLKLWCKVQVNLLLSAVKELQQALVMTAEQNQDAVMPGYTHLQRAQPVTFAHWCLAYTEMLARDESRLQDALKRMDTSPLGSGALAGTAYPIDRDQLAGWLGFSGATRNSLDSVSDRDHVLELLSDASISMVHLSRFAEDLIFFNSGESGFVELSDRVTSGSSLMPQKKNPDALELIRGKCGRVQGALSGMLMTLKGLPLAYNKDMQEDKEGIFDALDTWLDCLHMAVLVLDGIQVKRPRCQEAAQQGYANATELADYLVAKGIPFREAHHIVGSAVLEAIKQGKALEALSLSQLKQFNVVIDEDVYPALSLQSCLEKRCAKGGVNPQQVASAIDAAKVRLDI, encoded by the coding sequence ATGGCATTGTGGGGCGGTAGGTTTAGCCAAGCGGCGGATCAGCGTTTTAAACTGTTTAATGATTCACTGCGTTTTGATTATCGTTTAGCCGAGCAGGATATTATTGGTTCAGTCGCGTGGTCAAAAGCGCTGGTGACAGTTAATGTATTAACGGCTGAAGAACAAAAAAAATTAGAAAAGGCGTTAGATGAGCTTTTAGTTGAAGTTCAAGCTGAACCGGAAGCTATTTTAGCCAGCGATGCAGAAGATATTCATAGCTGGGTAGAGCAGAAGCTGATTGGTAAAGTGGGTGATTTAGGTAAAAAACTGCATACTGGGCGTAGCCGTAACGATCAGGTCGCCACTGATTTAAAACTGTGGTGCAAGGTACAGGTTAACTTGCTGTTAAGTGCGGTAAAAGAGCTACAACAGGCGCTGGTGATGACGGCAGAGCAGAATCAGGACGCGGTAATGCCGGGCTATACTCACCTGCAACGCGCTCAACCGGTGACCTTTGCCCACTGGTGTCTGGCCTATACTGAAATGTTAGCTCGTGATGAAAGTCGCCTGCAGGATGCGCTAAAGCGCATGGATACCAGCCCGCTGGGTAGTGGCGCATTAGCCGGAACCGCTTACCCAATTGACCGTGACCAGTTAGCTGGCTGGTTAGGCTTTAGTGGTGCAACCCGTAACAGTCTGGATAGTGTTTCTGACCGTGACCATGTGCTGGAGTTACTCTCTGATGCTTCTATCAGTATGGTGCATCTGTCCCGTTTTGCTGAAGATTTGATTTTCTTTAACAGCGGTGAGTCTGGCTTTGTTGAGCTGTCTGATCGAGTGACTTCCGGCTCCTCCCTGATGCCACAGAAGAAAAATCCAGATGCGCTGGAATTGATTCGCGGTAAATGCGGTCGTGTTCAGGGTGCGCTCAGCGGTATGTTAATGACGCTTAAAGGCCTGCCGTTAGCCTATAACAAAGATATGCAGGAAGACAAAGAGGGTATCTTTGATGCGCTGGATACTTGGCTGGATTGCCTGCATATGGCGGTGCTGGTACTGGATGGCATTCAGGTTAAACGCCCGCGTTGTCAGGAAGCGGCTCAGCAGGGCTATGCCAATGCGACAGAGCTGGCGGATTATCTGGTAGCGAAAGGTATTCCGTTCCGTGAAGCCCACCATATTGTAGGATCGGCGGTGCTGGAAGCCATTAAGCAGGGCAAAGCCTTGGAAGCACTGTCATTATCACAGCTTAAACAGTTTAATGTGGTAATCGACGAAGATGTCTATCCTGCGTTATCGCTTCAATCCTGTCTGGAAAAACGCTGTGCTAAAGGCGGGGTTAACCCACAACAGGTTGCCAGTGCAATTGATGCGGCTAAAGTTCGATTAGATATCTGA
- a CDS encoding Ail/Lom family outer membrane beta-barrel protein has product MNKAILSTIILLNLGFAQVSQAQDQTITLGYSQSHFEEFGGVSGVNIKYRYEWDSPWSVISSFTYMDGNTEKNYQRSSYNIKAHGDVDYYSLSVGPAYRINDYVSLYSLFGAATGTFNYSADKYSKQNQYMYHMNKDGTKHTTTFMYGAGVQVNPMENFAIDIGYEGTHMEYQGMQFTSNGFNVGAGYRF; this is encoded by the coding sequence ATGAATAAGGCTATTTTATCAACAATCATATTGTTGAATTTAGGTTTCGCTCAAGTTTCTCAGGCACAGGATCAAACCATTACCCTGGGTTATTCTCAAAGCCACTTTGAAGAATTTGGCGGTGTTAGTGGCGTGAACATTAAATATCGCTATGAGTGGGACTCCCCATGGAGCGTCATTTCTTCATTCACTTATATGGACGGTAATACAGAGAAAAATTATCAGCGTAGCAGCTACAATATAAAAGCTCATGGTGATGTGGATTACTACTCATTATCTGTTGGCCCAGCTTATCGTATTAATGATTATGTTAGCCTGTATTCCCTATTTGGTGCAGCTACAGGTACGTTTAATTATTCTGCAGACAAATACAGTAAACAAAACCAATATATGTACCATATGAATAAAGATGGCACTAAGCACACGACCACATTTATGTATGGTGCCGGAGTACAAGTTAATCCGATGGAAAACTTTGCTATCGATATTGGTTACGAAGGTACCCACATGGAATACCAAGGAATGCAATTTACCTCCAACGGTTTTAACGTTGGCGCAGGTTATCGCTTCTAA
- a CDS encoding autotransporter outer membrane beta-barrel domain-containing protein, with translation MEKTLLACTISALLLGFSTNTLAFTEGVYGITVSNEFIVASPPLPNGYIRSAQMVSQGGIINNNTVSDRGYIYIQDGVANGTTVNQGGSLMLNANYGALIRDTQVNAGGNLDFSENTRSVGYLNVAQGGFVYITNTVQTVNITTNEPSPQTDVIVENLNLAGLLRIAYSFDGEYKKSDMAPAPSILGEKQITRINNLNLDGGHVDLFPYPAGGQFNHLEIQNLSGHGNFEMITQLANNAGDFINVSGTATGQFGLKVTDSGKEPSSYADLTLIHTNQGDAAFSLINSGGTVDLGVYQYKLYSARSGESTDWYLHTSPVKPTDNASAEDVSLPPASSGASTSNSGNRTLSNSAKGVLNMAAAPSYILSAELSTLRQRQGDLTLDKEGSAGVWARYTNDNSRISDHHNVGFKNNLSGLEIGGDKQLDLSQGKLLIGLFTSYSNTGVKFDQSGNGEVRSYGGGAYLTYLDNSGLYIDTVVKGNHLSNDIQTQSNSGYTANGSYSQNAITASIESGYNIPLWQTYSAEPYAKVQYSRIEGADYKLSHGMYANIDDTDSVQGEIGTLLSTTFTPNDMAVKPYIKLAVAREFIKSNNVSINTIDFNNDFSGNIGKYGFGVDAAVSNHASIYTEVDYQNGNKVETPVRVDAGFRIRF, from the coding sequence ATGGAAAAGACATTGCTGGCATGTACCATTAGCGCATTACTTTTAGGATTTTCAACCAATACACTGGCTTTTACTGAAGGTGTTTATGGTATTACAGTAAGTAATGAGTTCATTGTCGCATCTCCTCCGCTCCCTAATGGTTATATTCGCAGCGCCCAAATGGTTTCGCAGGGTGGCATAATTAACAATAATACTGTTAGTGACCGTGGGTACATCTATATCCAGGACGGCGTAGCTAACGGAACCACCGTTAATCAGGGTGGTTCGTTGATGCTTAATGCTAACTACGGCGCTCTGATTCGTGATACTCAGGTTAACGCTGGTGGTAATTTAGATTTCTCAGAAAACACTCGTTCTGTTGGCTATTTAAATGTAGCTCAGGGTGGCTTTGTCTATATCACTAACACCGTTCAAACCGTTAACATCACTACCAATGAGCCTTCTCCTCAAACCGATGTTATTGTTGAAAATTTGAATCTAGCGGGTCTACTTCGCATTGCCTACAGCTTTGACGGCGAGTATAAAAAAAGTGACATGGCACCGGCACCATCCATTCTGGGGGAAAAACAGATCACCAGAATTAATAATCTGAACCTTGATGGGGGGCATGTCGACCTCTTTCCTTACCCGGCTGGTGGTCAGTTTAACCATCTGGAAATTCAGAATCTATCCGGTCATGGTAACTTTGAAATGATCACCCAACTGGCAAATAACGCGGGTGATTTTATTAATGTATCGGGTACCGCTACTGGTCAGTTTGGCCTGAAAGTTACCGACAGCGGTAAAGAACCCTCTTCCTACGCCGATTTAACGCTGATTCACACCAATCAGGGCGATGCGGCATTTAGCCTGATCAATTCCGGCGGCACGGTAGATCTGGGCGTATACCAATATAAGTTATACAGCGCTCGTTCTGGAGAAAGTACCGACTGGTATCTGCATACTTCACCAGTAAAACCGACAGATAACGCTTCAGCAGAAGATGTCAGCCTGCCACCAGCGTCTTCTGGAGCATCAACGTCAAATTCAGGCAACAGAACGCTCAGTAATAGCGCTAAAGGTGTATTGAATATGGCAGCGGCACCGAGCTACATCCTGTCGGCTGAGCTTTCAACTCTGCGCCAACGTCAAGGCGATTTAACGCTGGATAAAGAGGGTTCCGCTGGCGTATGGGCTCGTTATACCAACGATAACAGCCGAATTTCCGATCATCATAACGTAGGCTTTAAAAACAACTTAAGCGGCCTAGAAATTGGTGGGGATAAACAACTCGATCTGAGCCAAGGCAAACTGCTGATTGGCCTGTTTACCTCTTATAGCAATACCGGTGTGAAATTCGATCAGAGTGGAAATGGTGAAGTCCGCAGCTATGGCGGCGGTGCTTATTTAACCTATTTGGACAACTCCGGTTTATACATTGATACCGTAGTTAAAGGAAACCATCTGAGTAATGATATCCAGACTCAGAGCAATAGCGGATATACTGCAAACGGTAGCTACAGCCAGAATGCCATTACCGCATCTATTGAAAGTGGATACAATATTCCGTTATGGCAAACATACTCTGCAGAACCCTATGCCAAAGTACAGTATTCACGCATAGAAGGCGCAGACTACAAATTAAGTCATGGTATGTACGCCAACATTGATGACACAGATAGCGTACAGGGCGAAATAGGTACACTGTTAAGTACGACTTTCACGCCGAACGATATGGCAGTGAAACCTTATATTAAACTGGCCGTTGCTCGTGAATTTATTAAGTCGAATAATGTGAGTATTAATACCATCGACTTTAATAATGACTTCTCGGGTAACATTGGCAAGTATGGATTTGGTGTTGATGCAGCAGTAAGTAACCATGCATCAATATATACCGAAGTGGATTACCAAAACGGTAATAAAGTAGAAACCCCTGTCAGGGTTGATGCTGGGTTCAGAATTCGTTTTTAA